The Cellulophaga lytica DSM 7489 nucleotide sequence AACTTTCTGGTAAAGTTGTTACAGAACTATTAAAACAATTTAAAATTAATCCGCTATGGCTTTTTGGAGAGGGAAATCAGAAATACCTATCTGCTACAGCAAATAGTGTAATTCCAAAATTTGTTACAGTAGATGCAGAAGACAACGAGAATATGGTGTTGGTAAATGCTAAAGCTGCAGCTGGTTACCCACAAAATATACAAGATGCTAGTTGGTATAAGCAATTGCCTGCTTTTGATTTGCCCATTCCGGAATTTAGAAATGCAACCTATAGAGGGTTCCAAGTAGAAGGTGATAGTATGTTGCCTAATTTATACCCTGGAGAGTGGGTTTTGGCTAAAGCAACAGAAAGTTTAAATGACATTAGTGCAAATAAAATGTATGTAGTTGTTTTGTATGATGCTGTATTGGTTAAAAAAATAGAAAAAGTACCTAATAGTAATTTTGTATCCTTAATTTCTTTAAATGAAACGTATCCACCATACCAAGTGGCAGCAGACCAAATACAAGAACTTTGGCAAGTAAATAGTAAAATTTCTTTTGGTTTAGATACAACCACAGAAAAAGGTTTGTTAAAAGAACTGCAGCAATCTATGGAGGAGTTAAAGAAAAGAATTAAGTAAAATAACTACGCCATACCTTGCATGGCTAAATAGGTAACAACCCATACAATTACAGAAGAAAAGAAAATGCCAATGGTGTTAGCTAAAAAAGCTTTTTTTCTTTCTATTTTAAATAAATAAGTAGCTATTGTACCTGCGTATACACCTGTACCAGGTACCGGTAGCATAACAAAAAATATTAATCCCCAAAAGCCGTACTTTTTAATCTTATCTCCAGATCCTGTTTTTGCTTTTCTGGCAACAAATATTGCTCCTTTTTTATATACACGCCATTTTAGTAAATAATGATTTATTTTATTTAAAAAAAATAACATCACAGGAAAAACAAGCACGTTAGACGCAAAGCATAAAATAAAAACAACGTAAATGTTTAGCCCGTTGTACATACCATAAGGAATACCAACTTTGGCCTCTCCAAACGGAGACAAGCTCCATAACATTGCTATAATATATTTTATAATCACTCTTGGTTAGGTTTTAATTTGCAAATCTAACATTCCACTTTTAATATTAACTTATTATA carries:
- a CDS encoding XRE family transcriptional regulator, whose amino-acid sequence is MGNDYSIEVKRFTEVRRDLGFTQAEFAKLLGISSTTADIERGRTKLSGKVVTELLKQFKINPLWLFGEGNQKYLSATANSVIPKFVTVDAEDNENMVLVNAKAAAGYPQNIQDASWYKQLPAFDLPIPEFRNATYRGFQVEGDSMLPNLYPGEWVLAKATESLNDISANKMYVVVLYDAVLVKKIEKVPNSNFVSLISLNETYPPYQVAADQIQELWQVNSKISFGLDTTTEKGLLKELQQSMEELKKRIK
- a CDS encoding COG2426 family protein, whose amino-acid sequence is MLWSLSPFGEAKVGIPYGMYNGLNIYVVFILCFASNVLVFPVMLFFLNKINHYLLKWRVYKKGAIFVARKAKTGSGDKIKKYGFWGLIFFVMLPVPGTGVYAGTIATYLFKIERKKAFLANTIGIFFSSVIVWVVTYLAMQGMA